The region GTCGTCACGGCCGCAGGTACGGAACGTGTTCCAGAGACCCCGTTCCGTGAACTTCGGGTTCGTAGCAGCCGGGGTGATTTCGAGAATGCCGTTTTCGGCATAAACTTCCGAAGCCGGGATCGAAACGCCCGAGTTGAAGTGGCCGATGACGAACTTGACGCCGTCGGCAACGAATTTGTTGGCAACCGAGATGCCTTGCTTCGGGTCGGAGACGTCGTCGCCGAGCTCGAGCTTGATCTGCTCGCCGTTGATGCCGCCAGCAGCGTTGATGTCGGCGGCCGCCTGCTCGGCGCCCTTCTGGAGCTGAGCGCCGAACGCGGCGTTCGGGCCAGTCAGCGGACCAGCGACAGCGATGAGAACGTCGGCCCATGCGTTGCCGCTGAAGGCGACCATCGCCGTCAGAGCCACTGCCGACAGAAGAGACTTCTTCATATTGTTACTCCCAATTTTTGGGCGGGTTCCGGTCCAAGGCCCAGCGCACTACCCACCATTGACTGCGCCAGGAAAGCTGTTCCACTCTGAAGGCAATTCATGCCTAGTTTCAACGGACTGTCAATGTTTGTCCTTCCACGAAAACGCGGAAGTTTTTTCGTACAGCCAGTAATAGTTGTTGACCATCTGATTGGTGCGGCGAAAGCGGAAGCCGGCGGTCGAGAAGACCAGCAGCGTCACGAAATCGATGCTGTAGTAGAGCGCGCTGAGCATCGGCCCATTGAACAGGGCGTGATGCAGGAACTGCATGGCCCAGGCGAGCAGGAAGGTGTAAACGACGGCTAGCGGATAGTTGTTCCAGCCTTCCGCCACGGCCTTGCCGGCGCGCCAGGCCGTCCAGAAGCCGATCAGCACGACGATCGCGCGGATGACAAGTCGAACACCGACATCGCTTTCGAAGAAAAGTCCCTGCATATCAAACTCTCCCTTCGAGCTAGTGTCTTCCGCCTTCGAGATAGGCGGCGCGGACTTCAGGATTGGCGAGCAGTTCCTTGCCGGAGCCGCTCATCGTCACCTTGCCGTTCACCATCACGTAAGCGCGGTGCGAAAGCCTCAGCGCAGCGAATGCGTTCTGCTCGACGAGGAACACGGTGAGACCTTCCTGTTCGTTGAGCTTGCGGATCGCCTCGAAGATGCCCTTGACGATCAGCGGCGCAAGGCCGAGCGAGGGTTCGTCGAGCAACAGCAGCTTCGGTCGCGCCATCAGCGCGCGGCCGATCGACAGCATCTGTTGTTCGCCACCCGAAAGCGTGCCGCCGCGCTGGGCGTGGCGTTCCTTCAGGCGCGGGAAGAGCGCGAAGATCTTCTCGACGTCCTCGGCGAAATATTTGAGATTGTCGAGGCCGGCGCCCATCTGGAGGTTTTCCAGAACCGTCATGCGCGGGAATATTCGGCGTCCCTCGGGCGACTGCGCGATGCGCAAGCGAGCGATTTCGTGGGTCGGCATGCGCGTGATGTCGCGGCCCTCGAAGATGACCGAGCCGGTCCGGGCCTGCGGGCTGCCGCAGATCGTCATCATCAGCGTCGACTTGCCGGCGCCGTTGGCGCCAATCAGGCTGACGATCTCGCCCTTGCTGACATGGACGTCGATGCCGGCCAGCGCACGGATATTGCCATAATAGGTTTCGACGCCATTCACCTGAAGGAGCGGTTGACCCGTCATTACTTCATCGCCCATCAGTTTGCGCCTCCTTCGAGCTGCTCGACGGTTGCGATCACCTCTTCCACTTCTTCATCCTCGACACCGAGATAGGCCGCGATGACCTTCGGATCGTTTTTGACGTGATCCGGCGTGCCATCGGAAATTTTCTGGCCGTATTCGAGCACGACGACGTGGTCGGAGATTTCCATGACCACCGACATGTCATGTTCGATGAGCAGGATAGATGTTCCGGTTTCGGCACGGATGCTCTGCAGCAGCGCATTGAGAGTTGCCGATTCCCGCGGGTTCAGGCCGGCGGCCGGTTCGTCCAGGCAAAGCAGCTCGGGACCGGTGCACATGGCGCGGGCGATCTCGAGACGCCGCTGGGCGCCGTAGGGCAGGTCGCCGGCCGGATCGTCGGCGCGGTCGATCAGATCGGCCTTCTCGAGCCAATGGCGGGCAAGCTCGATCGATGCGGCCGCCTCCCGTTTGTAGGGACCGATACCGATAAGGCCGAGGATCGTATAACCCGACGCCTTCATCAGCTTGTTGTGCTGGGCGACGAGCAGGTTTTCGAGAACCGTCAGGCCGGAGAACAGCCGGATATTCTGGAAGGTGCGCGCCACCTTGGCTTCCTTGGTGATGCGGAAATCCGGCAGACGCTCCAGCATATACTGCTTGCCGCTCTTCTGGTTGAGCGTGATCATCCCCATCGTCGGCTTGTAGAAGCCGGTGATGCAGTTGAAGACGGTGGTCTTGCCGGCGCCGTTCGGCCCGATCAGCGCGGTGATGTCGCCGCGCTTGGCTTCGAAAGAGAAGTCGTTGATGGCCATCAGGCCGCCGAACTTCATCGACAGGTGCTCGACCTTGAGCAGCGTATCGCTGGACATCGTGTTGGTAACGGGGCTCATCAACCGTGGCCCTCCTTGGTAAAGCTTCCGGATATTGCCTTGCTTTCTTTAAGAAAGGCGGTCGGCTGACGTGAGCCCACGAAACCGCGCGGCTTGAACAGCATGACGACGACCATGGCGAGGCCGAAGAGCAGCATACGGTAGAGTTCCGGCGTGAAATCGGGCCCGAAGACCGCTTTCAGGAAATCCATTTCGCGCAACGCTTCGGTACCGCCGACCATGACGATCGCAGCGATCGCAATGCCGGTCAGCGAGCCCATGCCACCGAGAACGACGATGGCAAGAACCACTGCCGATTCCAGGAAGATGAAGGATTCCGGCGAAACAAAGCCCTGGCGCGCCGCGAAGAACGAGCCTGCGAAGCCGCCGAACATGGCGCCCGTCGCAAAAGCGGTAAGCTTGGTCGTCACCGTGTTGATCCCCAGCGAACGGCAGGCGATCTCGTCTTCGCGCAGCGCTTCCCAGGCTCGCCCGATCGGCATGCGGCGCAGCCGGATGGTGACGTAGGCCGTCAGCATGCAGAGCATCAGGATGAGATAGAAGAGGAAGATCTTGTAATAGGCTGAAGACATCGGCAGATGGAAGAGCTTGGCAAAGCCGCCGGCCGTCGCATCGAAGGGGATGCCGAAGAGCGTCGCCTTCGGAATGCTCGAGATACCGAACGTCCCCTTGGTGACATCTGTCCAGTTGATGAGGACGAGACGGATGATTTCACCGAAGGCAAGCGTCACGATGGCGAGGTAGTCGCCGCGCAGGCGCAGCACCGGGAAGCCGAGGATGACGCCCCAGAGTGCGGCGAAGATGCCGGAAAGCGGCAGCAGCACCCAGAAGGACAGGCCGAAATAGCTCGAAAGCAGCGCGTAGGAATAGGCGCCGACCGCGTAGAAGGCGACATAACCGAGATCGAGCAGGCCGGCGAGGCCGACGACGATGTTCAGCCCCCAGGCGAGCATCACGTAGATCAGGATCTGGATGCCAAAATTGTCGACCCATTTCAGTGAGCCCTGAGCACCGACAAGCGCCACGATCACTATAGGATAGAGCAGCAGTGCAATCAGCGCAATTTTCAGGAAATGCCGATGGAAGAAGCTCTTGTCCGTCGAAATATCGAGATCGCCCTGGCGCGCCTTGTTGAGCTTGCGGCGGTCGATATTCGGCTTGACGAAAACGACCATCACAAAGCGGCCGATCGCGGCGACCGCGACGAAAATCGCAAGCAGCCCCCAGCGTTGGACGATGATCAGCTCGTTGTTGATGTTCTGGTCGGTCTTGAGGCCGACATAGAGAACGAACATGCCGAACGAAAGGACAGCGGCGAAAAGGGCTTCGGTAAGGCCTTTGCGGACAAGTCCGGCATCGGGCTTGCCTGCAGAATGTTCAATGTTTGCCATGACGTTATACCTTCTCGACTTCCGGCCGTCCGAGGATACCCGTCGGCTTGAAGATCAGCACGAAAGCGAGGATGGCGAAGGTCGCGACATCCTTGTACGCGATGGTGAAATAGGCCGACCACAGCGATTCGATCAGGCCGATCATCAATCCGCCGAGAACGGCGCCCGGCAATGAGCCGATGCCGCCGAGAACGGCTGCGGTAAAGGCCTTCACGCCCGGCGTGAAGCCGTCGGCGAACGAAGCGACGCCATAATACATCAGATACATCGTGCCGGCGACGGCAGCCAGCGCCGCACCCATGACGAAGGTGATGGAAATCGTCTGATCGACATTGACGCCGAGCAGCGCCGCCATCTTGCGGTCCTGCTCCGTGGCGCGCTGGGCGCGGCCAAGTGCGGTATGATTGACGATGTACCAGAAGATCGTCAACAGCACCGCCGTGATCACGATGATGATGATCTGCTTCAGCGACACCGAGATGTTGCCGAACTGATAGACCGTGCTCACCATCGGCGGGATCGGCTTGTTGCGCGGACCCTGCGTTACCTGGATGAAGTTGGACAGCGTGATCGACATGCCGATCGCCGTGATCAGCGGCGCCAGGCGGAAGGAACCGCGCAGCGGACGATATGCGACGCGCTCGATCGTCCAATTCCACAAACTCGTCATCAGCATCGCAACGACAAGCATCGCCAGCAGCAGAATTGCCACCGGGAGACCTGCGAAGATGGATGTGAGAACGAGAAAGACGATAAGAGCGGCGAAACCGCCGAGCATGAAGATATCGCCATGGGCGAAATTGATCATGCCGATAATGCCGTAAACCATCGTATAGCCAATAGCCACAAGGCCATAGATGGATCCGAGCGTCAGCCCATTGAAGAGCTGCTGGACGAAATACTCCATATGTCGTTTTCCCCTGGATGCGAACCGAACAGGCTGCATCTCTTTTTGGTTCTTCGGTTCCCCGTTTCAGAGAACCTCATAGGCCGAATGCATACCGGTTTCGGTGGAAATGTGAAGACAAAAAGGATTTACTCCGACAAATTCTTGTCAGAACAGGCCTATGTGGCGCATTTTGAACCAAAATCCACAGAAAATCGGCAAAGAACCGCCTGTTTTTAGTCAGAAACTGCCACCGAGTTAACGGTTCGGAGATGTCGTCGGCGATTTCCCTATGTCGCTTGTGGCGCAAGCTATTCCATAGGATTGGAAGATGGCGCAAATTCAGACCCCAAGCCTGCGATTTTTGCGAATAGCATTTCACGAGCACATGCCCCGTCTTCGTCTGACAACTCTGAAAACTTATGGTAGCTTCGTGGAACTGCATTAGGGGCTGCAGAGCGCGATGGAAAACACCATATCGAGTGTGTGGTGACAGGGATGGTTTGCGGACGAGCAACAGTGGGGTGCTCGGCCCGCGTGGCGAACGGCAAAAGGACAATGCTGAGGACATTTGAACGGGCGGCGCTCGAAGCCGGCAAGGCCATTATCACGGTCCTGCGCCAAGGTTTCCCGGTCGCCATGAAAGCGGATGCAAGTCCGGTCACGGTCGCGGACGAGGAGGCCGAACGCATCATCCTCGCTCATCTCGCCGGAGATTATCCCGAAATACCCGTCGTGGCCGAAGAATCGGTCGCCGCCGGAAAAGTGCCCGACATCGCCGGCCGCGGCTTCTTCCTGGTCGATCCTCTCGACGGCACGCGAGAATTCGTCGATGGACGGCAGGAATTCACCGTCAACATCGCATATATAGAGAACGGCGCCCCGGTGGCCGGCATCGTCTACGCCCCCGCACTCGGGCTTGCCTTCTCGGGCGAACGCGGCCGCGCCGAAAGGCTCGTCGTCACCGATGACTTCACCGTCGGTGCGCGCAGTGCGATCACCGTGCGCGAACAGCCGGACGACAGGCTGGCACTCGCCAGCCTTCGTCACAACAGCCCGGAGACCGGAAGCTTCCTCGCCCACCACGCCATCTCCAAATGCACCAATATCGGCTCCTCGCTGAAATTCTGTCTGCTGGCCGAAGGCAAGGCCGACGTCTATCCGCGCTTCACCCGCACGATGGAATGGGACACGGCGGCCGGCGATGCGGTGCTGCGCGCCGCCGGCGGTTCGACGGTGACGCTCGACGGAGCGCCGCTGACCTACGGCAAGACGGGCGCCGCAGCCGATTTTGACTTCGCCAACCCGAACTTCATCTCCTGGGGCGGCACGAGACGCGTCCTCGAACCGGCGTAACCACCCGCACCAATCCCTGAACTTACAGCTATGCGCGACTAGGTCCGGGCAGGCAGCCCGAGAGTGATTCGCAAACGGCCGGCCCGATTGGCTGATTCTCCGCCTGAAACCCGTTTTTCACTTTTCCGGTGCCGCTTCCCGCCTTGATTTTGTCATATTCTGACACAGTTTGGGAACGACCGCGCATCCCGGCAAAAAAAATTTCGCGGCGCGATTGGTTAAAAATACGCCTCGACGACCGACAGTCGCGTGCCGAAACAACACGCCGAACGACCCCCGAAAGCCCTCGCCAAAGGCCTAGAAACCTTGACGAAATTCCAATTATTAACGAAATATCATGAGCTTGCCTCAACTTAACGCAGATGCGAAAGATTTATTGCGATGCGATATTTCTCTGGACACCATTACACAATTGTCGCATTTTTCCGTTTTAGTAGGGTTACCAAGACCTGAGTGCAGCCCTGGTGACAGGGTAAAACCATTGATCGCCTATTGCCGCCGCGCCCCTCGAAGACAACAGAGTACGATCCTTGAGCATCACGGAACTAAACAACAGCATTTCGACTGAGTCCTTCCGGCCGAGCCGCCGCCAGCAGCCGAGCCTGAAGATCCAGACCCCTGTGATCCATAGCGATGCGCCGCAGGCGCCGTGGATGGATCTTGTCCTGAAGCGGGCGTTCGACATCGTTTCGTCGTTGAGCGCCCTCCTCGTCCTTGCCCCTTTCCTTCTGTTCGTCGCCTTGCTGATCAAGCTCGACAGCCCGGGACCGGTGCTCTTCAAGCAGACCCGCTGGGGCAAGAACTGCAAGGCCATCAAGGTCTATAAGTTCCGCTCGATGCGCACCGATCTCTGCGATGTCTCCGGTGTTGCCCAGACGGTGAAGAACGATCCGCGCATCACTCGGGTCGGCGCCATCCTGCGCCGCACGAACGTCGACGAGCTGCCGCAGCTGCTGAACGTACTGATGGGTCACATGTCGGTCGTCGGCCCCCGCTGCCATGCGATCGGCATGCGCGCCGGCGGCATGCTCTACGAAGAGCTCGTCCCGGAATACCATCAGCGCCACGCCATGCGCCCCGGCATGACGGGTCTTGCTCAGATGCGCGGCCTGCGCGGCCCGACCGATCGTCCGGCCAAGGCGCGTGCCCGCATCGTCAGCGATCTCTATTACGTCGCCAACTTCTCGATCGTGATGGATATCCGCATCATCGCCGGTACCGTCGTGTCGGAACTGACCCGCGGAAAAGGCTTCTAAGATTTGTGAGAAGGGACCGGATGCCTCAGGGCAACCGGTACCCGAGTGCTCTGCCGGCCGCCTCCTGCGGCTCAGCGCATCGAGCCAGCGCATCGCGCGCTTTGGACAATTCCCAACCCATATGCGACGAGACCGAGAATAATCGCGATCTCATTACCGCCTTGCGCGCCGCATGCGATTTCACGCCGTGCGCCATCGCCTGCGTCCCTGCGGGCACAAACACCCGTCGGAGAAGACGAAGGTGTATTGTTTCAGATCAGCGTCGTGGGAGCGCGCTGACGAAAAATTCTTCAGCGCATGCACCTGAAAAGCCGGGTAAAGCGGCGGTTTATTTTGCCGCTGCCGCCCGCAAAGATGCCTCACTGAAGACCCGCCCGATCGTCCGCTTCCTCACGGTCATCAATCGGCTGGAACAACATTAAATCGGCGGCCCCGGAAAAGCCGAGGCTTTCCGGCAAGCTGCCGATGAACCGCCTTCAAGGGAAGCCGGGAGCAAATAAAATCGAAGCCGGCAAACTTTGCGCTCTCGCCGGGCCGTTCCTTGCCGCCTTCGACGCGATCCCGGAGCGATGGGGCCGCGAAGGCAAAAAATCCAGTATCATCAATGCAATCGCCGCGCGCATGTTCGGATTTTTTCATCCTCATGCGACGTATAGTCCGCTTCCTGAGGACCTCGCTGCCGGCAGCGAGAGGCTCCATGCCGAAGCATCGGCAGACGTGGCTTTTGCCCCACATCCCAGGGACACCAAGCATCAAAAGCACGAGCCGGCTCTGATCCAGCGGGAAGAACGGAGATGTCTGGCGCTCATCTCTATGCCAAGCACCACAAAGCTCATCCTGGGAAATCAGCCATATATACTCCGCGAGGAGCCTCATTGCAGAGGGCCGCAAGTTGACGGGGTATCAGATGGCCGTCTCAGAGCGCCGGTCCCGTGGGGCATCTAAATTTGTTATCAAAGTCTTACGATGAGCTTAGGCAATTTTTAAATGTGGCAGGCTAGAGTGGCGTCCGTGGTCTTGCGTTGTGTAGAGAGTCCAATGACCGAAATGATACGTCCCCGAGTGAAATATGTCATCGGCCCCGATGGCAGCCCCCTGACGATCGCGGATCTTCCGCCGCCCAATACGCGGCGTTGGGTGATCCGGCGGAAGGCAGAGGTTGTCGCGGCTGTCCGCGGTGGCCTGTTGAGCTTGGAAGAGGCCTGCGAGCGTTACACGCTCACGGTCGAAGAGTTCCTCTCCTGGCAATCGTCGATCAACAGCCACGGTCTCGCCGGCCTGCGCACGACGCGCATCCAGCAATATCGTCACTGATCGCACGCCATAATCGAGATTTATTTCGGGCCGGACGCATCTCCCGTAAGGGAATGAAGAAGGCCCGAAATCATTGACGAGGCCGCGTAGCACCAGAGACCCGGCTGCGTGAAGGCATCCGCCAGCCCCGTTGTCTTCGCCGCCGCAATGACGATCGCGACCAGCAGCACGTCCATCATTGACCACTTGGACAGATGCGGCACGACGCGACGATAAAATAGGCTGCCGGCCCCGCCGCCGGCACCCGCCGCTTCCGCGGAGATCCCAACCATCTTCAGAAACGGAAGCACGATCGAGACCAATGCGACGATCGCCGCCAGCAGCCCATCCCCGCCCTGCCAGAGCGAGACGACGATTTCGATGAGCGACGGGGTCTGATCGAAGAAATACAGCGTCTCGAATCGCACCAGCGGCAGGATGAGGCCGAGCGCCAGCAGGAATGGCGCGGCAACGAGCAGAACGGGGCGGATCATCGAAAGCGCGCTCATAGACCCGAACCTCGCGCCGACCCGACAGTTTTCATGAACACTCCGTCTCCTCCAGCAATGGCCTCGCCGGCTTGGCACGATCGCGTCGCCGTGTCACCGTCGACTGCGACAATATCTCCATCTGGCTACGAGGAAAGACAATGGACATTCGAAACGAGGAAGGCCCCTCCGGCGGCCGTTATGCGGCCGCGGTCGAAGGACACGAAGCCGAGATGACTTATTCGCGCACATCGTCGACACTCGTCATCATCGACCACACGGCCGTTCCCGATGCGCTGCGCGGCAAGGGCGTCGGCCAGGCATTGGCGCTCTATGCAGTGGAAGCGGCCCGCGCCGGCGGCTGGAAAATCATCCCGCTGTGCCCCTTCTTCAAGGCGCAGGCACAGCGCCATCCGGAATGGCGGGATGTGGTGAATTGATTCCGGCCTGATGCGGCGGCTCTAGGCAGACGGCACGCCAGACGGCGAAAACACCAAAAGCCATGTATGACGGACAGCGCGCCCGTCATACATGGCTTCTCAGTGGCGATCCCAGGGCGCCGCAGCCGGCGCCCGCCGTTGTTTACGCCCTTGCTCGGGCGCTGGTGTCCCGTTCTTCCAGCGCCGTCGCCCTTGCATATTCCGCCTGCATTTCCTCGAGCGCCATTTCCAGCGACTCTTCCTGCATCTTCAGTTCCTTGATCGAAACCTGCAGGTTGTC is a window of Rhizobium sp. N324 DNA encoding:
- a CDS encoding DUF6867 family protein, encoding MQGLFFESDVGVRLVIRAIVVLIGFWTAWRAGKAVAEGWNNYPLAVVYTFLLAWAMQFLHHALFNGPMLSALYYSIDFVTLLVFSTAGFRFRRTNQMVNNYYWLYEKTSAFSWKDKH
- a CDS encoding ABC transporter ATP-binding protein; translated protein: MGDEVMTGQPLLQVNGVETYYGNIRALAGIDVHVSKGEIVSLIGANGAGKSTLMMTICGSPQARTGSVIFEGRDITRMPTHEIARLRIAQSPEGRRIFPRMTVLENLQMGAGLDNLKYFAEDVEKIFALFPRLKERHAQRGGTLSGGEQQMLSIGRALMARPKLLLLDEPSLGLAPLIVKGIFEAIRKLNEQEGLTVFLVEQNAFAALRLSHRAYVMVNGKVTMSGSGKELLANPEVRAAYLEGGRH
- a CDS encoding ABC transporter ATP-binding protein; the encoded protein is MSPVTNTMSSDTLLKVEHLSMKFGGLMAINDFSFEAKRGDITALIGPNGAGKTTVFNCITGFYKPTMGMITLNQKSGKQYMLERLPDFRITKEAKVARTFQNIRLFSGLTVLENLLVAQHNKLMKASGYTILGLIGIGPYKREAAASIELARHWLEKADLIDRADDPAGDLPYGAQRRLEIARAMCTGPELLCLDEPAAGLNPRESATLNALLQSIRAETGTSILLIEHDMSVVMEISDHVVVLEYGQKISDGTPDHVKNDPKVIAAYLGVEDEEVEEVIATVEQLEGGAN
- the livM gene encoding high-affinity branched-chain amino acid ABC transporter permease LivM encodes the protein MANIEHSAGKPDAGLVRKGLTEALFAAVLSFGMFVLYVGLKTDQNINNELIIVQRWGLLAIFVAVAAIGRFVMVVFVKPNIDRRKLNKARQGDLDISTDKSFFHRHFLKIALIALLLYPIVIVALVGAQGSLKWVDNFGIQILIYVMLAWGLNIVVGLAGLLDLGYVAFYAVGAYSYALLSSYFGLSFWVLLPLSGIFAALWGVILGFPVLRLRGDYLAIVTLAFGEIIRLVLINWTDVTKGTFGISSIPKATLFGIPFDATAGGFAKLFHLPMSSAYYKIFLFYLILMLCMLTAYVTIRLRRMPIGRAWEALREDEIACRSLGINTVTTKLTAFATGAMFGGFAGSFFAARQGFVSPESFIFLESAVVLAIVVLGGMGSLTGIAIAAIVMVGGTEALREMDFLKAVFGPDFTPELYRMLLFGLAMVVVMLFKPRGFVGSRQPTAFLKESKAISGSFTKEGHG
- a CDS encoding branched-chain amino acid ABC transporter permease, producing MEYFVQQLFNGLTLGSIYGLVAIGYTMVYGIIGMINFAHGDIFMLGGFAALIVFLVLTSIFAGLPVAILLLAMLVVAMLMTSLWNWTIERVAYRPLRGSFRLAPLITAIGMSITLSNFIQVTQGPRNKPIPPMVSTVYQFGNISVSLKQIIIIVITAVLLTIFWYIVNHTALGRAQRATEQDRKMAALLGVNVDQTISITFVMGAALAAVAGTMYLMYYGVASFADGFTPGVKAFTAAVLGGIGSLPGAVLGGLMIGLIESLWSAYFTIAYKDVATFAILAFVLIFKPTGILGRPEVEKV
- the cysQ gene encoding 3'(2'),5'-bisphosphate nucleotidase CysQ, yielding MLRTFERAALEAGKAIITVLRQGFPVAMKADASPVTVADEEAERIILAHLAGDYPEIPVVAEESVAAGKVPDIAGRGFFLVDPLDGTREFVDGRQEFTVNIAYIENGAPVAGIVYAPALGLAFSGERGRAERLVVTDDFTVGARSAITVREQPDDRLALASLRHNSPETGSFLAHHAISKCTNIGSSLKFCLLAEGKADVYPRFTRTMEWDTAAGDAVLRAAGGSTVTLDGAPLTYGKTGAAADFDFANPNFISWGGTRRVLEPA
- a CDS encoding sugar transferase; translation: MSITELNNSISTESFRPSRRQQPSLKIQTPVIHSDAPQAPWMDLVLKRAFDIVSSLSALLVLAPFLLFVALLIKLDSPGPVLFKQTRWGKNCKAIKVYKFRSMRTDLCDVSGVAQTVKNDPRITRVGAILRRTNVDELPQLLNVLMGHMSVVGPRCHAIGMRAGGMLYEELVPEYHQRHAMRPGMTGLAQMRGLRGPTDRPAKARARIVSDLYYVANFSIVMDIRIIAGTVVSELTRGKGF
- the sciP gene encoding CtrA inhibitor SciP, which gives rise to MTEMIRPRVKYVIGPDGSPLTIADLPPPNTRRWVIRRKAEVVAAVRGGLLSLEEACERYTLTVEEFLSWQSSINSHGLAGLRTTRIQQYRH
- a CDS encoding paraquat-inducible protein A — encoded protein: MSALSMIRPVLLVAAPFLLALGLILPLVRFETLYFFDQTPSLIEIVVSLWQGGDGLLAAIVALVSIVLPFLKMVGISAEAAGAGGGAGSLFYRRVVPHLSKWSMMDVLLVAIVIAAAKTTGLADAFTQPGLWCYAASSMISGLLHSLTGDASGPK
- a CDS encoding GNAT family N-acetyltransferase, with protein sequence MDIRNEEGPSGGRYAAAVEGHEAEMTYSRTSSTLVIIDHTAVPDALRGKGVGQALALYAVEAARAGGWKIIPLCPFFKAQAQRHPEWRDVVN